aattattttgatatttcaatataataaaatatcccaaaataatcgtattttcattcattcatttgacgatatacttatttatttaatttttattgctattttttgcgtaataagtatgctatttgacgcaaaaaaattatgacaaaaattcatagaaaagtaacgtttttgacatttcgataaaagtattgaatttgacgattaggataataccctattacCTATGTGCGAGGTATATTCGTTCCGTTTCCGCATGACGGCGCCGCAGAACCGGCAGAGGTACAGGCGCGCGTCGTGGACTGTCTTCAAATGGCGCATCATAGCGTCCGCTTCACTTACCACCTCCTTTTCGGTACCTGgaaaaacatatacatattaagttaaaatatagtcaattatatataatatagtgtgggagagccatgcttagacccgaccgacgtgaaaaaagccttcggtgtgtgagtgaggttaccggaggcccaactccccccttcccaatctccccaatccccgattccccaacaacccttaaattcctaacccccaaaagaccggcaacgcacttgtaacgcctctgatgaaAGCCgtgttggtcaccggtgaccgacgttagcggaggatttgccttcaacagttttctactggcattcaaagacttaataatcatcataatcatttatttatttcagaccatGGTGTCCATTTAGTTAGTAACAATTTTCTTATAGACTAGTGTTAGTAATACAcagaaacaaattataaaagaaaaataaaaacaataaaagtaaagtaaatacaacAATCACCGccaattaattaatctatatatgtatataaaaatcaattaccgttcgttagtctcgctaaaactcgaaaacgtctggaccgatttggcttattttggtcttgaattatttgtagaagtccagggaaggtttaaaaggtgagaaaataatgtttgaggcggtacgaagtttgccgggtcaactagtcttatatataaaaatgaattactcttcgttagtctcgctaaaactcgaaaacggctggaccgatttggctaattttggtcttgaattatttgtagaagtccagggaaggtttaaaaggtgagaaaataatgtttgaggcggtacgaagtttgccgggtcaactagtcttatatataaaaatgaattactcttcgttagtctcgctaaaactcgaaaacggctggaccgattaggctaattttggtcttgaattatttttggaagtccagggaaggtttaaaaggtaagaataaaattatggaggcggtacgaagtttgctagGTCAGCTAGTAATGAATAATTACCGTTTTTCTCACAGAGTAGACACTTGAACTGGTCGTTGTAGGGCGCCACGATCTGCAGCGGCGTGTCGGGGCGCGCGCTACTGACAGACTTCACGCGGAACATTTCACCAGACTCCACCTTTATGAACGCTCCgcctacacacacacaaacttataagtttttaaactgacatggtcactaacactattattagaactagttatttaccatgtttattcattttggtgagtttccgatatttcggcactgttgcaaccGCTAATAGTCTAACAcaccaaaatgaataaacatggtaaatatcccgtcataagttctaataacaaacaaacttggTTTTTAACTGTGGTagagccatacttcggtacTACATAATAGgccgaccggagtgacaccacggcctcacaaaactgacgtgaaagaacgcttgcgttgtgtttcgttgtgtgagtgaggttactggacgCCCAATTCCAACCCAAACCCCCAAAGCCTAACATTTCCAATTCCCGATtaaccatcatcatcagccgagagacgtccactgctgaacaaaggcctccccctcaGTCCTCCACGTGGAACGACACGCCAAcctggcaatgggcaggccacgtcgctcggaggactgatcaCCGCTGGTCTAGGAAAGTGACCGAttcgccaacaacccttaaattcctagcgtttcgggtgtccatgagcgacggcgattgcttactatcaggtgatccgtcagctcgtttaccggcttataccggcttatacgatttaaaaaaatgaaggGCATTACATACCTTTTTCCTGTGCAGCCGCTATGATGGCGTTCGCAGTTTCCTCGTCTCCCGACACTTGTAACTCTATCTGAGACTCGTCGTTGGAATctggaaaaaaaaattaattattcggATTCGATCGGATTCAAATACAAACGGAGAAGCCGTGTGAGaataggcctttggtcagcagtgaccacttataggctgttgatgtgatggtTAGTTTTGGTGATATAAATTATCCAacgtcttctcctgccttgggcgaggtgagagggagtgtcagactcttactgacgcgTCAGacaccgactaaaaaccaccccgttcctactcctgcctttcgagccggagccccggtaaactcgctaggtagtctgcaactccaggggccttagtctgctattacaattgtgtcagaatggtcgatcactgagcagtgcaagacggatggagctatacaacctacataggtccgtccctctcgcactgctcagtgatcgaccattctgacacaattgtaatagcagactaaggccccgtcgcgttccgcgcgcgcctcaaagagccatcagaccaccacagatggggcccagcagggctgatgcctcatccggaactgcggactctcgaaaagcaggagaaggaacggggtggtttttagtcagtaagagtctgacactccctctcgccttacccaaggcgggagaagtcattggatgattttacccctcaaaaaaaaagagactaaggccccaggtcggGAAGTTCCATACCTTGACTATCAGCGTGGTCCTGTGTCTCCCCGCTGGCGTCTCCCTGCTCATCATCAGGCATCACCAAGGATATCTCGCCCCCCTCGTATATAAACTTCTGACCGGTCACCATTCGCAATATCGAACCATTCTCACTGTCCACTACTATTGTAtctgtaaattattaattatatattgttattttacatatacaatgtgataggggtgacacttctaacccgttaaggctgagtactacatctaattttatcgtcaaatataataatatggggggttgaacccccttCCCCtgaaagttatggctattttagtttttttttttttttactttatgtgatatcaaaggttgtatgcgtcgtagaaacaaaaaaaacggtagctaataaaattttttcataagtttgataatgttttggtgagaaaaaatatcatttctgaattatttttaccgaaaatatcgcaatttacaatattttcaattgggggtacaaccccccatattattttttttgtcgataaaattagatatagtactcagccttaacgggttagaagtctcacgcctatcacattgtatactcacagtatacatacatatcaacaGTACTTTAAATCCTGTAATAATATAACAgacaaattttctaaaaaactGTAAAAATCCACTGGGATTTTTTGGGTAACTCTGCTTGATGAAATGGTCATCGTAAACAAGGCCAACTGaactattctgtaattgtcaattcgaaacatttgatgtttcaagtgcccatgggcggcggcaattgcttaccatcaggtgatacgtctggtcgtttacccggcgtgttccataaaacaaaaaacatcgcAGCGTCAAAAGTCTCACTTGTATTTTTCTAAGAAGGCTAtaggctgtaaaacatcacgctacgatcctATGGAAACCTAGCAAAACGGGTAAAACCGGGCGGGAATAACTAGTATActaataaatctatactaatattatctatactaatattataaagctgaagagtttgtttgtttgattgtttgtttgtctgaacgcgctaatctccgaaactactggtccgatttgaataattctttttgtgtagaatagtgcatttatcgaggaaggctataggctataaaacatcacgctatgaccaataggagccgagcagagcgggtgaaaccgcgcggaagtagctagtaatattataaagctgaagagtttgtttgtttgtctgaacgcgctaatctccggaactactggtccgatttgaatcagtctttttgtgttgaatagtgcatttatcgaggaaggctataggctataaaacatcacggtatgaccaataggagccaagcagagcgggtgaaaccgcgcggaagtgaCTAGTATTATATTTGtctgctgccgtgcaacgggtagcggattggatttccgcacggagcaactctttgtgtgatccacaaattgttgtttcgggtctgggtgtcatatgtgcatgtgaaattgtatgtttgtaaacgcacacacgacacaggagaaaatcctaatgtggggcaacgtttatttttttttttaaataataataaataagagtatactaataaatattaagataaaCACATACGCccttcatcttcatcatcatcatcttcctGCTCGTTCAGCATCTGTAGCTTGCCGAATATAAACTTGTGGGGGTCTGAGTTGTCCCCGGTAGCTTCCAAGGGGTCTATGTCCAGGTAATGGGTCCCCTCTTGCCGGGGCGGGGGCTGCAAGCTCTCCACTTGCAACAGAAGACCACTCCCTGCTGATGTCACAGGAACCACTGATAGACAGTCTGGGGATTAGGAGCAAAGAATTAATAATTGGGTACTTTCCTAGgtcaaacataaattattttgatatttcaatataataaaatatcccaaaataatcgtattttcattcattcatttgacgatatacttatttatttaaatatttcttgctattttttgcgtaataagtatgctatttgacgcaaaaaaattatgacgtcataatttgcaatgtcatacaaaattcatagaaaagtaacgtttttgacatttcgataaaagtattgaatttgactagtagtatAATACCCTATTGATTACAGTAATATTCAgtcacgtctgccgcatgtcggacgagcggtgggcaaaactcactattgagtggagcccgctcaacgtccacagacgtcgcggcccaaaaggagatggcgggacgaactcaacagctatgacaaggattggccgcaaaaagctttaaacagagaggagtggaaggaaggtagggaggcctttgccctgcagtgggacgatcatggctgaaatctaaatctagtaatattataaatttgagaatgtttgtccgtcaattacgctgaaactattgaacggattttgatgaaacttggtatacagacagagtatgactgcacggttggcgcggtagctgggcaactggctgccgtgcaacgtgtcgcgggttcgattcccgcacggagcaactctttgtgtgatccacaaaatgttgttccgggtctgggtgtcatgtgtatgtgaacttgtatgtttgtaaacgcacccacgacacaggagaaaatcctagtatggggcaagatttaaaaaaaaaagaaaaatgaaaaaaaaagaaaagaaagaaaatgaaaGTATGAAACAGGAATGCGAGCGCTAACAGAAGCtagtacttaatatataaagctaaagagtatgtttgtttgtttgaacgcactaatatttttgtattggataaaGGAATCGAGCAAAGACGGTGAAACACGCGGAAGTAGGTagtatatcactacatagtataaaacaaagtcgcttttccTGTCcctatgcttaaatctttaaaactaggcaacggattttaatgcggtttttttaatacatagagtgattcaaaaggaaggttttatatgtatagtacatGCATGCACAgttgaaacgagcaaatagcttcactagaggactgaccgacagactgacgttattaatattatcatatttgctttgacgttcaaaagtgccttcctggtctaattgaaataaataattttgactttgactttgcataatatatcatatcatatcatatcatatgCATAATTTAAACTTACCCTCATCAATTTCCATGGAATGTTCATCAGTTACTTTATCAGTTTTgtctttttcattcattttcctCAAAGCGGTACCAGTTAAAAAGTCTTTAGGCAAGGAGTTTACATCAAAACTCATGATAGCCTTCTCATCACCACTAGTTAACCCATCAATATCATCTTTCAATGCGTTTGATAAGGAATTTAATAGTGAATTAGTATCCATTTGTTGTTTGTCTATAGTTTTCGCAGTGGTTGTCTTAATAGTTTGTGTTAAAACTGAAGATCCGACTGTTACTTTTAGGTTTAATGTCGATGCTGTGGTGGGCTGAAAGAAGaggtatgatatttttattatttataataactatcgtgagacatactgaataggaatgatgactgggtcaaaaataaattattactacttttcaatacaataaaatattcaaaaataatcacactctcattcataaatttgatgaactacttaattttcgattttttctagctaattttctagaaataagtctgctatttgacgtaaaaatctgatgtcgtcataatagagtacatatttcatacaaagttcatagaaaatatcgtttttgacgtttcgaaaaaagtattgaatttgactagtaagaaactagcctattaactaaaaaacacggtttactcgtgtaaattaatagagaaaagctctactagttccgagtcacaaagggactcttcatcatgagcagggTGCGCTTTCTCTTCTTTTTCAGTTCATTTACGTGAGTACACCGTtagtgttgcccagcaagagtcttgcaagtctcgcatttaccaattatcctatttaatttttttatacgattatgatttaactgtattaactGTAGTATTAACTGAGATTTAACTTGCGGATTTAACTATAAacagatatacatattatacatattttaaagtgTGGCCGCTATTAAACAACTtcaaaatatagtataataGCTACTTTGTTTCGTCATTGTAAGGTCAAAAGCGcctaacataattataaaaaatagcattaggctaataggtatttatttgtgagacttgcaagactcttgctgggcaacactaaccgtgatatttagttaatttagtatacaaACATAAATTTAACTGTATTGCATTATGAGGAAAAAGGTAATGTCATATTGAtgtataatttccaattatctGCAGTTTCAGTTTTGCTAAACATTTAGTTTATTTGTAGTGAAGTaagttatttgatgtaaaaaaaaaaatataaatgatgaGTATGTATTGATAgacgattattttatttgatatgcAATTTATAATATCCCATTTAGTATGTCTGAAAGAAGTGGGTGAAACCGAGAGAAACtggttaatattaaaattataagatCGTACTTTACCTTCAATTGTGGTAAAACAATATTAGGTTTGGAGAACGCCGCTAATTTCCCAACCTTTAGCAACAAATCCGGTGGTATCGGTTGTAATTTTGATGCTGGCAACACTAACTTTTTACCGATAACCGATTTCGGTTTCTGCGGTGTCCCATAttcatttttttcataattttcgtAATCTAATTTGTAAGCTGTTATCGATGATTTGAATTGTTCCAGTAATTCCGATTTCATTGTTTCTAATCTGGAAATgaaaattttgtacaaaattaattatattaattacaaattctTGTTCCAAGCTAAGCTAAGCCAAGTtttgagccatgcttcggcacgaataggccggttcgaccggagtgataccacggcctcacagaaaaccgacgtgaaacaacgcttgcgttgtgtttcgttgtgtgagtgaggttaccggaggcccaattcccccttcccaatcttccccatccctattcccgaacaacaacccttaaattccttattcccaaaaagccggtaacgctcttgtaaagcctctggtgtttcaagtgtccatgggcggcggcgattgcttaccaccaggtaatacgtatgctcgattaccggcatgtctcataaaaaaaagcCTTAAAACAGACTCAAATTTTCAAAAGCACCTGCAGATATGTGCTTTCGCataatcagctgttagcagcgaggcgcctgCGCCCTtattatcggaagactagtaggtattttgaaactacgcgcgcgtgctaatgaaattttgttattgtgataaaaataaaactaaagagtatacaaaaaagtttctttgggaaagttgtaaATATCCTTCACTTATTACCAGCCACCCATTATCTAAACTTTAGAGAGAGCCTCAGAATGTAaagctcagtagggctgatgcctgatcggggctccggctcgaaaagcaggagtaggaacgaagtagtttttaatcagtaagagtctgacactccctctcacctccaAGGCGAGATAAGCCATTGGATGATGACCCACAACTCAAAAAACAAGAAGAGTAAAGCAACAATCACAATACTACATACCTGATCCGAGTTGTATCATAATCACAGCAAGACTTCCAGCACTTCTTACATAACACATCAGTGTGAACTTTCTTATCTTGGACAGGCTTCGCTACTATCTCGCTCAGTACTTCTGCAATCTTCTTCCCCGAAGGTAAAGTGTTCTGAAAACGTAGAatgttatctatactaatattataaagctgaaaatttgtttgtttcattgtttgtttgaacgcgctaatctcgagaactactggtccgattttaatcattctttttgtgttgaatagtgcatttatcgaggaaggctatctactatataaaaataagtcgggttttccttcctgacgctataactccagaacgcacgaaccgatttccacggttttgcattcgttggaaaggtctcgggctccgtgaggtttatagcaaagaaaattcagaaaaaaacaagagaaaagcccatctggtggcgaaacagagttcgccggggtttgctagtaggctataaaacatcacgctatgaccaataggagccaagcagagcgggtgaaaccgcgcggaagtagccaGTATTACATGATGTACTAAGTAAATACATCCGCAGTCCAATCTACTATTTTCTGCCTCTTGATTAGTATTTCAACTTAATTGttgtgatataatttttttttatttaataaaaaaaatttatattttctttgattaaTTTGTCTATTTGTAAAGCAGAAACAATGTAAAGATtctcaaaaattaataaaatatgaagtcattgtttaaactattttatcaCAATTCTCAGTAAGAGTGAGTCTGAGCATATGTCTGTTGTGTGATGACTTGTCCCATTACAGTTAAGTGTAAAAAAGCTGCGGACGAAagctaatattatattacaatattacctTTTGTCCACAGCTTCGCACGCGGTAAATTTAAAGTCGTTACACATAaaaacctttctcttgaatcactctatctatgaACATAAACCCATCAAGATCTGTTGAGTAATTTCAAAGATCTAGgcaaacagacatacagacgTCAGAAAGCGCccatactatgtagtgatgcaTGTAGGAATAATAAACTGTTATATGACTTACATCATCTCCAAAGAGGTTGATAGCATTTTTGAGGGCTACTGATGCTTTAGAGTTGCAAATAAAGCAACATTGATTCATGctgaaagaataaaaattatacacatTAATTTAAAGTCCAAATCAAATGACTTATTTCAACTTGCTTTATCAGCATTATCAACATCTGGCCtctatcttgcctggtggtaagcacaTTACAGTTGGTATACAAAGTGGCCTacatgttattccagaccataatctacccatgTTTCAAATGTCAgcttgatcccttcagccgttttgacatgaaggtgttaaaaaacaaacaagcatacaaacttttgcatgtATAATACTAAGGGAAGTAGCATTATGttaacataatttaataccaattacattaacacataattatatcaaatatttataggAAATGTGTAATTGTGTGTAAGATGTGATTTTTATGCTTGTCCTTCTTCTAGAAGGACAAGCATAAAAATCACATCTTATTCATCTTATTCATCATCGCCAGTGATAGGAATAAGTAgtgcttattagcctaaactttgaacAAAGAAAAGAAACGGAGACTTCCTTATATTTTCCCAGAAAATATAAGCTAGAaagcttaaaaatatttgttgcaaCAATATTCACTACAACAGTGGTTAcgactttatttttcttttaccgttttagttatttatatgaAGTAGTTCAGAAAAGTTGATAGTTGTAACGACTGTGTTGTATATTCACAAACTTTAGGTTAACAATATGAACTTATTCCAAATAgctatcatattttttaatgtatttatgtgttT
The Spodoptera frugiperda isolate SF20-4 chromosome 17, AGI-APGP_CSIRO_Sfru_2.0, whole genome shotgun sequence DNA segment above includes these coding regions:
- the LOC118276546 gene encoding zinc finger protein 600, whose amino-acid sequence is MNQCCFICNSKASVALKNAINLFGDDNTLPSGKKIAEVLSEIVAKPVQDKKVHTDVLCKKCWKSCCDYDTTRIRLETMKSELLEQFKSSITAYKLDYENYEKNEYGTPQKPKSVIGKKLVLPASKLQPIPPDLLLKVGKLAAFSKPNIVLPQLKPTTASTLNLKVTVGSSVLTQTIKTTTAKTIDKQQMDTNSLLNSLSNALKDDIDGLTSGDEKAIMSFDVNSLPKDFLTGTALRKMNEKDKTDKVTDEHSMEIDEDCLSVVPVTSAGSGLLLQVESLQPPPRQEGTHYLDIDPLEATGDNSDPHKFIFGKLQMLNEQEDDDDEDEGHTIVVDSENGSILRMVTGQKFIYEGGEISLVMPDDEQGDASGETQDHADSQDSNDESQIELQVSGDEETANAIIAAAQEKGGAFIKVESGEMFRVKSVSSARPDTPLQIVAPYNDQFKCLLCEKNGTEKEVVSEADAMMRHLKTVHDARLYLCRFCGAVMRKRNEYTSHIAEHVSEGKSPAEGGARTAHRCLTCGKCFSSRSLLQEHHNVHSGARPYSCSVCHKAFASKYTHQAHLKTHAVRPRPFKCNQCGKSFLTQQNLNQHEKTHSGIKDFVCNICNKAFSTQHNLEVHGVVHSGNKAFVCTDCGKAFARRAELRDHMRIHTGERPFSCELCGARFTQRSNLHSHRRATHYDDKRYQCTLCPKKFKRRRLLEYHIKASHTGERPLKCSVCQLSFVYPEHYKKHVRIHSGERPYVCEICGKSFNSRDNRNTHRFVHSDKKPYECVACGAGYMRKQLLYAHMNTSGHLAESIVVNQPRVIKVTENGTSSHATDITDLDSKTNKFDAIFESQAELEASIKSVKSEAEVNLGDAKFYITEDKKLILQDGGGDKTLNLIQEGDESTLLTIHNLGERADATILEAVNADQLADQTEIVANDENGGVVRLIQIKLPDGNNGWVAINR